From one Phorcysia thermohydrogeniphila genomic stretch:
- the sdhA gene encoding succinate dehydrogenase flavoprotein subunit gives MLEYDIVIVGGGGAGLYAALWAAENTILKVAVMTKVYPTRSHTGAAEGGINAVLTHSVGDSPEAHAYDTVKGSDFLADQDAVDIMCKMGAAVIYDIAHRGVPFSRRPDGRIAQRPFGGASYPRTCYAADKTGFYILQTLYEQCLKNNVTFLNEWFLLSIIHNGERVEGLTAWDIRNGGVHLIKTKAVILATGGHGRVYWNRTSNALGNTGDGTAAALRAGLPLKDMEFIQFHPTGLAKTGILVTEGARGEGGFLRNKDGERFMKRYAPERMELAPRDIVSRAIQTEIDEGRGCGPNGDYVYLDLTHLGEEKINERLPQTREHAILYEGVDPVREPIPVAPTAHYSMGGIDTDKMGRTEIKGLYAAGECACISVHGANRLGGNSLLDILVFGRLTALEAVKYADDAPETNPSLAKQKDDEKRILELMENDGKESLADLRRELGNVMIKHFGVFREESSMRQGIEKLHEIRERAKHVKVHDTSKKFNTDLISVLEFLNLVDLSLPIAIAAIERKESRGAHARKDYPNRDDKNFLKHSIVRLKEDGDYELSWKPVTITKFPPEERKY, from the coding sequence ATGCTTGAGTACGACATAGTGATTGTTGGTGGTGGAGGTGCAGGACTTTACGCGGCGCTCTGGGCGGCAGAGAACACGATTCTAAAAGTAGCTGTTATGACAAAGGTCTATCCAACCCGTTCCCATACAGGTGCAGCTGAGGGAGGAATAAATGCCGTCCTAACGCACTCAGTTGGTGATAGTCCAGAGGCTCATGCCTACGATACTGTAAAGGGAAGTGACTTCCTTGCTGACCAAGATGCTGTTGACATTATGTGTAAGATGGGGGCGGCCGTTATCTACGATATAGCCCACAGAGGGGTTCCATTCTCCCGTAGACCAGACGGCAGAATAGCCCAGAGGCCTTTCGGAGGAGCCTCTTATCCAAGAACTTGCTATGCGGCTGATAAGACAGGTTTTTACATCCTTCAGACCCTTTATGAGCAGTGCTTGAAGAACAACGTAACCTTCTTGAACGAGTGGTTCCTACTCTCCATTATCCACAACGGAGAGAGAGTGGAAGGACTTACTGCGTGGGACATAAGGAACGGTGGAGTTCACCTGATAAAAACGAAGGCAGTCATCCTTGCAACAGGTGGTCACGGAAGGGTTTACTGGAACAGAACTTCCAATGCTTTAGGTAATACAGGTGACGGAACGGCAGCTGCTTTAAGAGCAGGGCTGCCACTTAAAGATATGGAATTCATCCAGTTCCACCCTACCGGCCTTGCGAAAACTGGAATCCTTGTTACAGAAGGAGCAAGGGGTGAAGGCGGATTCTTAAGGAATAAGGACGGTGAAAGGTTTATGAAGAGGTACGCTCCGGAGAGGATGGAGCTTGCCCCAAGGGATATCGTTTCAAGGGCTATCCAGACAGAGATAGATGAAGGAAGGGGATGTGGTCCAAACGGTGACTACGTTTACCTTGACCTTACTCACTTGGGAGAAGAGAAAATAAACGAGAGGCTACCCCAGACGAGGGAACATGCAATCCTTTACGAAGGTGTTGACCCAGTTAGAGAGCCTATACCTGTAGCTCCCACGGCTCACTACTCAATGGGTGGAATAGATACCGACAAGATGGGAAGGACTGAGATTAAGGGACTCTACGCTGCTGGAGAGTGTGCCTGCATTTCTGTTCACGGTGCTAACAGGCTTGGAGGAAACTCTCTCCTTGATATTCTTGTCTTCGGAAGGCTTACGGCTTTAGAGGCCGTTAAGTACGCTGATGACGCTCCAGAGACAAATCCTTCATTAGCAAAGCAGAAGGACGATGAGAAAAGAATTCTTGAGCTTATGGAGAACGATGGTAAGGAGAGCTTAGCAGACCTTCGTAGAGAACTTGGAAACGTTATGATTAAGCACTTTGGCGTATTTAGGGAAGAATCCTCTATGAGACAGGGTATTGAGAAACTCCACGAGATAAGAGAAAGGGCAAAGCACGTAAAAGTTCACGATACGAGCAAGAAGTTTAACACTGACCTTATAAGCGTTCTTGAGTTCCTGAACCTTGTTGACCTTTCTCTGCCTATTGCTATCGCTGCCATAGAGAGGAAAGAGAGCAGGGGAGCTCATGCAAGGAAGGACTACCCGAACAGGGATGACAAGAACTTCCTGAAGCACTCAATTGTTAGGCTCAAGGAAGACGGAGACTACGAGCTCTCTTGGAAGCCCGTTACGATTACAAAGTTTCCGCCGGAGGAGAGGAAGTATTAG
- the sdhA gene encoding succinate dehydrogenase flavoprotein subunit produces the protein MLQYDIIIVGAGGAGLYAALETSKKENLKVAVVSKVFPTRSHTGAAQGGINAALGNVAPDNPEKHSYDTVKGSDFLADQDAVELMCQMAPKIIREMEHMGLPFSRLENGKIAQRPFGGASFPRTCYAADKTGHVMLQTLYEQCVKNGVNFLNEWFALSLVHNGERIAGIVALNLRTGEIVGIRAKAVILATGGHARIYWKRTSNALGNTGDGPAMALRAGVPLKDMEFVQFHPTGLRRTGILVTEGARGEGGYLINKDGERFMKRYAPEKMELAPRDLVSRAIETEILEGRGFKDAEGNKFVYLDLRHLGRKKILERLPQIRELAIDFEGVDPIEEPIPIRPTAHYSMGGIDTDIYGRTRIKGLYAAGECGCVSVHGANRLGGNSLLDIVVFGKLAGEDAVNYVSEVSLLPFEESAVREQEDRIRALFNNDGSEKLADLRNELSDVMTYGAGIFREEKKMKEALEKVREIKERAKKIKVYDTDMTFNTNLQQTLEFLNMVEVAETIVLGALERKESRGAHFRLDYPKRDDENFLKHSIIERGDDGELKISWKPVKITKFQPEERKY, from the coding sequence ATGCTTCAGTATGACATTATTATTGTTGGCGCAGGAGGAGCCGGTCTCTACGCTGCCCTTGAAACAAGCAAGAAAGAAAATTTAAAAGTTGCTGTTGTTTCAAAAGTATTTCCAACTCGCTCCCACACAGGAGCCGCCCAAGGAGGAATAAACGCAGCCCTTGGAAACGTTGCTCCAGATAATCCAGAAAAACACTCTTACGATACAGTTAAAGGTAGCGACTTCCTTGCAGACCAAGACGCCGTTGAACTTATGTGCCAGATGGCACCTAAGATTATCCGTGAAATGGAACACATGGGATTGCCTTTTTCAAGGCTTGAAAACGGAAAAATAGCCCAAAGACCCTTTGGAGGAGCTTCCTTCCCAAGAACGTGCTACGCGGCCGACAAAACAGGTCACGTAATGCTCCAGACGCTTTACGAGCAGTGCGTTAAAAACGGCGTTAATTTCCTGAATGAGTGGTTTGCCCTTTCCCTCGTTCACAACGGAGAAAGGATTGCAGGTATAGTGGCTTTAAACTTGAGAACCGGAGAAATCGTCGGAATTAGGGCAAAGGCAGTTATCCTTGCAACCGGTGGACACGCAAGGATTTACTGGAAGAGGACTTCTAACGCCCTCGGTAACACAGGCGACGGCCCAGCAATGGCCTTAAGGGCAGGGGTTCCCCTAAAGGACATGGAATTTGTCCAGTTCCACCCGACAGGCTTAAGGAGGACTGGAATCCTCGTTACAGAAGGTGCAAGGGGTGAAGGAGGTTACTTAATAAATAAGGACGGCGAAAGGTTCATGAAGCGCTACGCTCCTGAAAAGATGGAGCTCGCCCCAAGAGACCTCGTCTCCCGTGCAATAGAGACGGAAATCCTTGAGGGAAGAGGATTTAAAGACGCCGAAGGCAACAAGTTCGTTTACCTTGACCTAAGACACCTTGGAAGGAAGAAAATCTTAGAGAGACTCCCCCAGATTAGAGAGCTTGCAATTGACTTTGAGGGCGTTGACCCAATTGAAGAGCCCATTCCAATTAGACCGACTGCCCACTATTCAATGGGTGGTATAGACACAGATATCTACGGTAGAACAAGGATAAAGGGACTTTACGCTGCAGGTGAGTGTGGATGCGTTTCCGTTCACGGCGCTAACAGGCTTGGAGGAAACTCCCTACTTGACATAGTTGTCTTTGGAAAGCTCGCAGGTGAGGACGCCGTCAACTACGTATCTGAAGTTTCACTCCTTCCCTTTGAAGAATCTGCCGTTAGGGAGCAGGAAGATAGGATTAGAGCTCTCTTCAACAACGACGGCTCTGAAAAGCTCGCAGACCTCAGAAACGAGCTTAGCGACGTAATGACCTACGGGGCAGGTATCTTCAGAGAAGAGAAGAAGATGAAGGAGGCCCTTGAGAAAGTCAGGGAAATCAAGGAAAGGGCTAAGAAGATAAAGGTCTACGATACAGACATGACCTTCAACACAAACCTCCAGCAGACCTTAGAGTTCCTCAACATGGTTGAGGTGGCTGAAACTATCGTCCTTGGAGCTCTTGAAAGGAAGGAGAGCCGAGGAGCTCACTTTAGGCTTGACTATCCAAAGAGGGACGATGAGAACTTCCTCAAGCACTCCATAATTGAGAGGGGAGATGACGGAGAGCTCAAGATAAGCTGGAAACCGGTCAAGATAACAAAGTTCCAGCCAGAGGAGAGGAAGTACTAA
- a CDS encoding succinate dehydrogenase/fumarate reductase iron-sulfur subunit — protein sequence MEKRKVTFRIRRFNPKKDSQPYYQEYEVEVVKGMTILEALQFIKDNIDPTLSFRAFCRSAICGSCSVKINGYPKLACKTQVFGELEVYKTDILTIEPIDNMEVIRDLIVNWDSAIEKMEKMRPYLIPDPEVVPKTLDEECKVYPNELKKFDRFTDCILCTTCYSVCGIVKVDSNYGGPFPLARVYRFAVDPRDALKKERAKIGYTFDMWNCVRCEKCADVCPKHVAPVNGIMKLRGLSIDIGLKNNPGARHVAAFYKSLLESGMLNEVLLPLRTKGIKGVLENLPMGIKMILKGKAHSPIMKPIAEHEGLRKVMKAAMEVE from the coding sequence ATGGAAAAAAGAAAGGTCACTTTCAGGATAAGAAGGTTCAACCCTAAGAAGGACTCTCAACCCTACTATCAAGAGTATGAAGTAGAAGTAGTAAAGGGAATGACAATTTTGGAGGCCCTTCAGTTCATAAAGGACAACATAGACCCAACTCTCTCCTTCAGGGCCTTCTGCAGGAGCGCCATCTGCGGTTCTTGTTCAGTGAAGATTAACGGCTACCCCAAGCTCGCATGTAAAACACAGGTGTTCGGAGAGCTTGAGGTTTACAAGACAGACATCCTTACGATAGAACCAATTGACAACATGGAAGTCATAAGGGACCTAATCGTTAACTGGGATAGCGCCATTGAAAAGATGGAGAAGATGAGACCTTACCTGATTCCAGACCCAGAAGTTGTACCTAAGACCCTTGATGAAGAGTGCAAAGTTTACCCCAACGAGCTTAAGAAGTTTGACAGGTTTACCGACTGTATTCTCTGTACAACCTGCTACTCTGTATGCGGAATAGTAAAAGTTGACAGCAACTACGGAGGACCTTTCCCTCTCGCAAGGGTTTACAGGTTCGCCGTAGATCCAAGGGACGCCCTCAAAAAAGAAAGGGCAAAGATTGGCTACACCTTTGACATGTGGAACTGTGTAAGGTGCGAAAAGTGCGCCGACGTATGTCCAAAACACGTTGCCCCAGTCAACGGCATAATGAAGCTGAGAGGCCTCTCAATAGATATCGGCCTTAAGAACAACCCCGGTGCAAGACACGTTGCAGCCTTCTACAAGTCCCTCCTTGAGTCTGGAATGCTCAATGAGGTTCTCCTACCACTTAGAACAAAGGGTATTAAGGGAGTCCTTGAGAACCTGCCTATGGGTATAAAGATGATTCTCAAAGGAAAGGCCCATTCCCCTATCATGAAGCCTATTGCCGAGCATGAAGGCCTTCGCAAGGTAATGAAAGCTGCTATGGAGGTTGAGTAA
- a CDS encoding CoB--CoM heterodisulfide reductase iron-sulfur subunit B family protein, with protein sequence MGKYAFYPGCAAKGASKELYEATVAVAKKLGIDMVELPQFSCCGAGVLEEVKDVLDIAVNARNLAYAEKEGRDIVTVCSTCLLVLRSAKYHLDNDDDLREQVNEILAEADLEYKGTVDVKHFHWVLLEEFGEEGLKEKVKKPLGGLKVYPFYGCHTVRPKDIIGYEPSENPQSLEKIIRALGATPVSGVRRLECCGFHAFWPAPQISMRLTGLNLKDAKESGADCVVTPCPLCHMNLDANQGRALKAIGENFQIPVLHVPQLVGLALGIEPKELGLHRNFVSFNFV encoded by the coding sequence ATGGGAAAGTACGCCTTTTATCCGGGATGTGCAGCTAAGGGAGCGTCTAAGGAGCTCTACGAAGCAACCGTTGCAGTTGCTAAGAAACTCGGAATTGACATGGTTGAGCTTCCACAGTTTAGCTGCTGTGGAGCAGGCGTCCTTGAAGAGGTAAAAGACGTCCTTGACATAGCCGTTAACGCAAGGAACTTGGCTTACGCCGAGAAGGAGGGAAGGGATATCGTTACGGTTTGTAGCACCTGCCTTCTCGTTTTAAGAAGCGCTAAGTATCACCTTGACAACGACGATGACCTTAGGGAACAGGTAAACGAGATACTTGCAGAAGCAGACCTTGAGTACAAAGGAACAGTTGATGTTAAACACTTCCACTGGGTTCTCCTTGAAGAGTTCGGAGAAGAAGGACTAAAAGAAAAGGTTAAAAAGCCATTAGGGGGTCTCAAGGTCTATCCCTTCTACGGCTGCCATACAGTAAGGCCAAAGGATATTATCGGTTACGAACCTTCAGAGAATCCTCAGTCACTTGAGAAGATTATAAGAGCTCTCGGTGCAACTCCCGTTTCCGGCGTTAGAAGGCTTGAGTGCTGTGGTTTCCACGCCTTCTGGCCTGCACCACAAATTTCAATGAGGCTAACGGGGCTAAACCTAAAAGATGCCAAAGAAAGTGGTGCAGACTGCGTAGTAACTCCATGTCCACTTTGCCACATGAACCTTGATGCAAATCAGGGGAGAGCTCTAAAAGCAATCGGCGAAAACTTCCAGATTCCCGTCCTCCATGTTCCACAGCTCGTCGGCCTAGCCCTCGGAATAGAACCAAAAGAGCTTGGCCTCCACAGGAACTTTGTTTCCTTTAACTTTGTATAA
- a CDS encoding IGHMBP2 family helicase gives MPILLNGIFEGKRLQRELKHLGLRKHDISKTFVANGQTLVYLKDESLCKLFEGMVPDEETVKEIVTVHNYVEKFKLLIDVERLAEIEAQEEEIKRLSGKERELLGRAVLDLKGTKAGTKFHLHLVRFWREKPIETEIAVGDVVLVSRGNPLKSDLLGTVTRITEKTITVAFENRPPNWVYKKGVRVDLYINDVTFKRMEENLEELRHAVGRQREIRNIILGLKEPEPAEEVEFELVDKRLNETQVKAVKRALGAKDFYLIHGPPGTGKTSTITELIVQLVKQGKKVLATADSNIAADNILLNLSKYPELKLVRIGHPARVLEELERYSIFALFEEHEKAAKVREGWDRVRELIEKRDQYKKPVPQLRRGMSDDEIVYFGRKGKSFRGVPKKTMRSMANWILTNYEIDVRIKALKEMENIIFREIITDADVVVSTNSMVKSELLEGFHFDVAVIDEGSQQVEPSTLIPIMRADRFYIAGDHKQLPPTVMSEEAKELEKTLFERLINGHPELSTMLEVQYRMNEKIMEFPNKEFYGGKLRAAESVKEHTLADFNLKEPEKFKEVLEPREPLAFLDTSSINALEFQPEGSTSYENYEEAKLAIEIAQELHRMGLENKDIGIITPYAAQVKLIKQLLLEKDFKVEVNSVDGFQGREKEAIIISFVRSNEEGEVGFLKDLRRLNVAITRARRKLICIGNAETLKNHPVYRRFINYVKENGRFVRV, from the coding sequence ATGCCAATTCTTTTAAATGGTATTTTTGAAGGAAAGAGGCTTCAGAGAGAGTTAAAGCACTTAGGGCTTAGGAAGCACGATATTAGCAAAACTTTCGTTGCAAATGGGCAGACCCTTGTTTACTTAAAGGACGAGTCTCTCTGTAAGCTGTTTGAGGGAATGGTTCCAGATGAGGAAACGGTAAAAGAAATCGTTACAGTCCACAACTACGTTGAGAAGTTTAAGCTACTCATTGACGTTGAAAGGCTCGCGGAGATAGAAGCCCAAGAGGAAGAGATAAAGAGGCTATCTGGAAAGGAGAGGGAGCTCCTCGGACGCGCCGTCCTTGACCTAAAAGGAACAAAGGCAGGGACGAAGTTTCACCTCCACCTTGTTAGGTTCTGGAGGGAAAAGCCCATAGAAACAGAAATTGCCGTTGGCGACGTTGTTTTAGTTAGCAGAGGAAATCCACTAAAGAGTGACCTCTTAGGAACTGTTACAAGGATTACGGAAAAGACGATTACCGTGGCCTTTGAAAACAGGCCTCCAAACTGGGTTTATAAAAAAGGCGTTAGGGTTGACCTGTACATTAACGACGTAACCTTTAAGAGGATGGAGGAGAACTTAGAGGAGCTCCGCCATGCAGTTGGAAGGCAGAGGGAAATAAGGAACATTATCTTAGGACTTAAAGAGCCTGAGCCTGCAGAAGAGGTAGAGTTTGAGCTTGTTGATAAAAGGCTTAACGAAACTCAGGTTAAGGCCGTAAAGAGAGCTCTCGGTGCAAAAGACTTCTACTTAATTCACGGGCCTCCGGGAACGGGTAAAACGAGCACCATAACAGAGCTCATCGTTCAGCTCGTAAAGCAGGGTAAAAAGGTCCTTGCAACTGCAGATTCAAACATAGCTGCAGACAACATTCTCCTTAACCTTTCTAAGTACCCAGAGCTCAAGCTTGTCCGTATTGGCCACCCTGCACGGGTCTTAGAGGAGCTTGAGAGATACTCAATCTTTGCCCTCTTTGAGGAGCACGAAAAGGCCGCTAAGGTAAGGGAAGGCTGGGATAGAGTGAGGGAGCTGATAGAGAAGAGAGACCAGTACAAAAAGCCCGTTCCACAGCTTAGGAGGGGAATGAGCGACGACGAGATAGTCTACTTTGGCAGGAAGGGCAAGAGCTTCAGGGGAGTTCCCAAAAAGACAATGCGCTCAATGGCAAACTGGATTCTCACAAACTACGAGATTGACGTAAGGATTAAAGCTCTTAAAGAGATGGAGAACATAATCTTCAGGGAAATAATCACCGATGCCGACGTTGTCGTTTCAACAAACTCAATGGTAAAGTCGGAGCTCCTTGAAGGCTTCCACTTTGACGTAGCAGTTATAGACGAGGGCAGCCAGCAGGTTGAGCCTTCAACCCTCATTCCGATAATGAGGGCAGACAGGTTCTACATAGCCGGAGACCACAAACAGCTTCCACCGACTGTAATGAGTGAAGAGGCAAAAGAGCTTGAGAAGACCCTCTTTGAGAGGCTCATAAACGGCCACCCGGAACTCTCCACAATGCTTGAAGTCCAGTACAGGATGAACGAAAAGATAATGGAATTTCCGAATAAGGAGTTCTACGGAGGAAAACTAAGGGCTGCCGAAAGCGTTAAAGAGCATACCTTAGCAGACTTTAACCTGAAAGAGCCCGAAAAGTTTAAGGAGGTGTTAGAACCCAGAGAGCCCTTAGCCTTCCTTGATACGTCAAGCATTAATGCCCTTGAGTTTCAGCCAGAAGGTTCAACCTCCTACGAGAACTACGAGGAAGCCAAGCTGGCAATAGAAATTGCCCAAGAGCTCCACAGAATGGGACTTGAGAATAAAGACATAGGCATAATCACCCCTTACGCAGCACAGGTTAAGCTCATAAAACAGCTCCTCTTAGAAAAGGACTTTAAGGTTGAAGTAAACTCCGTTGACGGCTTTCAGGGAAGGGAAAAGGAGGCGATAATCATCTCCTTCGTCCGCTCAAATGAGGAAGGAGAGGTTGGATTCTTAAAAGACCTGAGAAGATTAAACGTTGCCATAACGAGGGCAAGGAGAAAGCTAATCTGCATAGGAAACGCAGAGACCCTTAAGAACCATCCAGTTTATAGAAGGTTTATTAACTACGTGAAGGAAAATGGAAGGTTTGTAAGAGTTTAG
- a CDS encoding KamA family radical SAM protein has protein sequence MQIQGFSTLEEVEKAFNVKIEDAEKEKLQEVIEKHPMFIPDYYAGLIDWNDPNDPIKHLIFPSLDELDLAGSYDTSGEKENTVLTGLQHKYKETVLLLATNRCAGYCRHCFRKRMVGIPTDETIKLFDKAVEYIKEHPEVTNVLISGGDPLVLPTDVIEYFLSELSQIPHLKFIRFGSRVPVFYPMRIYEDTKLLEVFSKYSTPERRIYLVTHFNHPKEVTEQAGKAVDALIRSGVPVSNQTVLLRHVNDDPEVLSTLMKRLTSVGVIPYYVFQCRPVKRVKTHFQVPFKEGYEIVEKAKQKLDGHAKRFKYVMSHRTGKIEIVGIIGDEIFLKYHQAKDPSKVGKLFRMKLTPNAGWLDDLEPIEEAETATV, from the coding sequence ATGCAAATACAAGGATTTTCTACACTTGAGGAAGTAGAAAAGGCCTTTAACGTCAAAATAGAAGATGCTGAAAAAGAAAAACTGCAGGAAGTAATAGAGAAGCACCCAATGTTTATTCCTGATTACTACGCCGGACTTATAGACTGGAACGACCCTAACGACCCGATAAAACACTTAATATTCCCCTCTTTGGACGAACTAGACCTTGCAGGTTCTTACGATACAAGTGGAGAAAAGGAAAATACAGTTCTTACCGGTTTACAGCACAAGTATAAAGAAACTGTTTTACTTTTAGCTACAAATCGTTGCGCTGGTTACTGCCGTCACTGCTTCAGGAAACGGATGGTGGGTATTCCCACCGATGAAACTATAAAGCTCTTTGACAAGGCCGTTGAGTACATAAAGGAACATCCGGAGGTAACGAACGTTCTAATTTCTGGTGGAGACCCTCTCGTTCTTCCGACAGACGTTATTGAGTACTTCCTTTCAGAGCTCTCCCAAATTCCCCACCTGAAGTTCATAAGGTTTGGAAGTAGAGTTCCTGTCTTTTACCCGATGAGGATATACGAGGACACTAAACTCCTTGAAGTATTCTCAAAGTACTCAACACCAGAAAGGAGAATCTACTTGGTTACCCACTTTAACCATCCAAAGGAAGTAACGGAGCAGGCAGGAAAGGCCGTTGATGCTCTCATAAGGAGTGGCGTGCCCGTTAGTAACCAGACCGTTCTCTTAAGGCACGTTAACGATGACCCCGAAGTTCTCTCTACACTTATGAAGAGGTTGACTTCCGTAGGTGTAATTCCTTACTACGTCTTCCAGTGTCGCCCTGTTAAGAGGGTTAAGACCCACTTTCAAGTTCCATTTAAGGAAGGTTACGAGATTGTAGAGAAGGCAAAACAGAAGCTTGACGGTCATGCAAAGCGCTTTAAGTACGTAATGTCCCACAGGACAGGAAAGATTGAAATCGTCGGAATAATAGGGGATGAAATTTTCCTTAAATATCATCAGGCGAAAGACCCAAGCAAGGTTGGAAAGCTCTTTAGAATGAAGCTCACTCCAAATGCAGGTTGGCTTGATGATTTAGAGCCCATAGAGGAAGCTGAAACTGCAACCGTTTAA
- the dapE gene encoding succinyl-diaminopimelate desuccinylase, which produces MPVSLLKKLISIPSVYGNEKEIADFVENFLKEKNPSLTLIRENNTVLAFTDFIPEKKTIALVGHLDTVPGENEYEGQVIEGKLYGLGASDMKAGDAVILKLAEEFSKQSPRFNLFFILYEKEEGPYTENGLQPVFKNYSELLKKIDFAFVLEPTDNVLQVGCLGVIHAWFVFKGKRAHSARPWEGENAIHKGWELLRYLRELKPKKIEVGELSFYEVLNATMVEYSGGRNIIPEEFKVNLNYRFSPFKTTEEAMSDLVDLKEKVKADDVEFTDVSPAARPCIDNPILQEFRERFSIPIQPKQAWTDVAQFSVHGIDAVNFGPGQPHQAHKRNEYVEIKKVEECYRILKEFLKA; this is translated from the coding sequence ATGCCCGTATCCCTCCTGAAAAAGCTCATCTCCATTCCTTCCGTTTACGGTAACGAAAAGGAAATAGCCGATTTCGTAGAAAATTTCCTAAAAGAGAAAAACCCCTCCCTTACCCTTATCCGTGAAAACAACACGGTTTTAGCCTTTACAGACTTTATTCCAGAAAAGAAAACTATTGCATTAGTTGGTCACCTTGACACCGTTCCCGGGGAGAATGAGTATGAAGGACAGGTAATAGAGGGAAAACTCTACGGCCTTGGCGCAAGCGATATGAAGGCCGGTGATGCCGTTATACTAAAGCTTGCAGAGGAATTTTCAAAACAGAGCCCCCGCTTTAACCTCTTTTTCATACTGTACGAGAAGGAAGAAGGTCCTTACACCGAAAACGGCCTTCAGCCAGTTTTTAAAAATTACAGCGAGCTACTAAAAAAAATAGATTTTGCCTTTGTCCTTGAACCTACCGATAACGTCCTGCAGGTCGGCTGTCTTGGCGTGATTCACGCTTGGTTCGTGTTTAAAGGTAAAAGAGCCCATTCAGCCCGCCCTTGGGAGGGTGAAAACGCTATACACAAGGGCTGGGAGCTCCTAAGGTATCTAAGGGAGCTAAAGCCAAAGAAAATAGAAGTCGGAGAACTCTCCTTCTACGAGGTTCTAAACGCAACGATGGTTGAATACTCCGGTGGCAGGAACATAATCCCTGAAGAGTTTAAGGTTAACCTTAACTACAGGTTCTCTCCCTTTAAAACGACGGAAGAAGCCATGTCAGACTTAGTTGACCTGAAAGAAAAGGTCAAGGCCGACGATGTTGAGTTTACAGACGTTTCTCCAGCTGCGCGTCCGTGTATAGATAACCCTATCTTGCAGGAGTTCAGGGAGAGATTTTCAATCCCCATACAGCCAAAACAGGCGTGGACCGACGTAGCCCAGTTTTCAGTCCACGGAATAGATGCTGTGAACTTTGGTCCCGGCCAGCCCCACCAAGCCCACAAGAGAAACGAATACGTGGAAATCAAAAAAGTAGAAGAGTGCTACCGAATCCTTAAAGAGTTCTTAAAGGCTTAA